A genomic stretch from Methylophilus medardicus includes:
- a CDS encoding TetR/AcrR family transcriptional regulator has protein sequence MPPKIKTDSEKHAIRTAILDAARALFIHQGVDAVTMRAVAQQVGYSATSLYHYFGDKEQLIRAVVDADVMKLAQALKSTLDISDPLQRFLQFGQHYVQFALANPNHYRMMFMTQHPPCDPAFSSIEQHNPEQDAYSQLIGVVTSAWHAGVFKPSLTDPVLIAQTVWAAMHGLCALEINLADDAWIDWRPLEARTQAMVKMCMGGLMKAPEYE, from the coding sequence ATGCCACCCAAAATCAAAACTGACAGTGAAAAACACGCCATACGCACCGCCATTTTGGATGCGGCCAGAGCGCTGTTTATTCATCAGGGCGTCGACGCAGTGACCATGCGCGCAGTGGCGCAACAGGTGGGGTATTCAGCCACCAGCCTTTATCACTATTTCGGTGATAAAGAGCAACTGATTAGAGCCGTGGTCGATGCAGATGTGATGAAACTGGCGCAAGCCTTGAAATCCACACTCGATATCAGCGACCCTCTGCAAAGATTTTTACAGTTTGGACAGCATTACGTGCAGTTCGCGCTCGCTAATCCCAACCATTACCGCATGATGTTTATGACCCAACATCCCCCCTGCGATCCGGCTTTTTCTAGCATCGAGCAGCATAATCCGGAGCAAGATGCTTATTCACAACTGATTGGCGTCGTGACCAGCGCTTGGCATGCAGGCGTGTTCAAACCCTCCCTGACTGATCCTGTCCTCATTGCACAGACCGTTTGGGCCGCGATGCATGGCTTGTGTGCGCTTGAAATCAACCTCGCCGATGACGCGTGGATTGATTGGCGACCGCTGGAAGCGCGTACGCAGGCGATGGTAAAGATGTGCATGGGCGGACTGATGAAAGCACCTGAATATGAATAA
- a CDS encoding DoxX family protein — translation MNTVQSAASVAARILLSHIFIISGLSKVANPAGTIAYIQSVGAPLPEVAYAIALFVELVLGVALLLGYQARLAAAGIALFTIAAAFMFHFNMADQMQQIMFLKNLTIVGGLLMVVAFGAGAYSLDNRRR, via the coding sequence ATGAACACAGTCCAATCCGCCGCAAGTGTGGCCGCGCGTATTTTGTTATCACATATTTTTATTATCAGTGGCTTGAGTAAAGTCGCGAACCCTGCGGGCACTATTGCCTATATTCAAAGTGTTGGCGCACCGCTGCCTGAAGTGGCTTATGCCATCGCTTTGTTTGTCGAATTAGTGTTGGGTGTGGCTTTGTTGCTCGGCTATCAAGCCCGTCTGGCTGCGGCTGGCATTGCGTTGTTTACGATTGCCGCTGCCTTTATGTTTCATTTCAATATGGCGGATCAGATGCAACAAATCATGTTCTTAAAGAACCTGACGATTGTGGGTGGCTTATTGATGGTGGTTGCGTTTGGGGCCGGCGCTTACAGTCTGGATAACCGTCGTCGCTAA
- a CDS encoding dioxygenase family protein, whose product MSTLFVSHGAPMLALTPGLTGQMLAGIASRIPRPPAILVVSAHWDTRLPTVSLARQPETIHDFAGFPPALYDMQYPAPGAPALAEQVVGLLTAQGLPVQTSAQRGLDHGAWVPLRLMYPDADIPVTQLSIQSRSSPQQQFALGQALQALHAQQVLILASGAITHNLSDLFTGNRDAEPLEYVEAFADWMAERIQQQQWQSLLNYRVASPLGVQAHPTEDHLMPLFVATGSVHDWPAACLQRFTPENTYGILAMDAYLWAT is encoded by the coding sequence ATGAGCACTTTATTTGTTTCACATGGTGCGCCGATGCTGGCGCTGACGCCCGGGCTTACCGGCCAGATGCTGGCTGGCATCGCCAGCCGCATTCCACGGCCACCTGCCATTTTGGTCGTGTCTGCACACTGGGATACGCGCTTGCCTACCGTAAGCCTCGCACGACAACCTGAAACGATTCATGATTTTGCTGGGTTTCCGCCGGCGCTGTATGACATGCAATATCCCGCACCGGGCGCGCCGGCACTGGCTGAGCAAGTTGTGGGTCTGTTGACGGCGCAAGGGCTGCCGGTGCAAACCAGTGCTCAGCGCGGCTTGGATCATGGGGCCTGGGTGCCTTTGAGGTTGATGTATCCAGATGCCGATATCCCAGTGACCCAGTTGTCGATTCAAAGTCGCAGCTCGCCTCAACAGCAATTCGCGCTCGGGCAGGCATTACAAGCGTTACATGCGCAACAGGTATTGATATTGGCCTCCGGTGCGATCACGCATAACTTGTCAGATTTGTTTACTGGTAATAGGGACGCTGAGCCACTGGAATATGTAGAAGCTTTTGCTGACTGGATGGCTGAACGCATCCAGCAACAGCAATGGCAGAGCCTGCTCAACTATCGGGTTGCCTCTCCATTGGGGGTGCAAGCGCATCCAACTGAGGATCACTTAATGCCCTTGTTTGTGGCGACGGGGAGTGTGCATGATTGGCCGGCAGCGTGCTTGCAGCGGTTCACTCCTGAAAACACCTATGGGATACTCGCCATGGATGCCTACCTTTGGGCCACTTAA
- a CDS encoding LysR family transcriptional regulator, with translation MASIEEMQFFVEVVKHGNFTNAARTLGISKQLVSRRIIALEARVGARLLLRTTRKLSATETGKVFFQRAQQILQAIRDAELEISNRSDELRGLLKISVPLSYANLRLAPALIAFMQAHPLVEIWLDADNRHVDMISEGYDMVIRVTDQPEEGMVARKLEDAAMRYCCSPDYQQRFGTPSSPQALTTHACLTHRASEWLFRSHDQIFRIPIQARLKSNHGEVLRDAAVAGLGITGLPAFYVLDDLQSGKLVEVLTAYRIEQAGIYAMYPYHKQVSSNTLALIAHLQAWFQASNAT, from the coding sequence ATGGCCTCAATCGAAGAAATGCAATTTTTTGTGGAAGTCGTCAAACACGGCAATTTCACCAACGCCGCGCGCACGCTGGGTATTTCCAAGCAGCTGGTCAGCCGACGTATTATTGCCCTGGAAGCTCGGGTTGGCGCACGCCTATTATTGCGCACCACACGCAAATTATCCGCCACAGAAACTGGCAAAGTGTTTTTTCAACGAGCGCAACAGATATTACAAGCCATCCGTGATGCCGAGTTAGAAATCAGCAATCGTTCAGACGAACTACGCGGACTACTGAAGATATCGGTGCCATTGTCTTATGCCAACCTGAGGCTTGCACCGGCGCTGATTGCCTTTATGCAAGCCCATCCGTTGGTTGAGATTTGGCTGGATGCGGATAACCGTCATGTCGATATGATTAGTGAAGGTTATGATATGGTCATCCGCGTCACTGACCAGCCTGAAGAAGGCATGGTGGCGCGCAAACTCGAAGACGCCGCCATGCGCTATTGCTGCAGCCCAGATTATCAACAGCGATTCGGCACGCCAAGCTCGCCACAAGCCCTAACGACACACGCCTGCTTGACCCATCGTGCCAGCGAATGGCTGTTTAGATCGCACGACCAAATTTTTCGTATTCCGATTCAGGCGCGCCTAAAATCTAATCATGGCGAAGTGTTGCGTGATGCAGCTGTGGCAGGCCTCGGCATCACCGGTTTGCCGGCTTTTTATGTGTTGGACGACCTGCAAAGCGGCAAACTGGTTGAAGTCCTCACTGCGTATCGCATCGAGCAGGCCGGCATTTATGCGATGTATCCCTATCATAAACAAGTGTCTTCTAACACACTCGCCCTCATCGCGCATTTACAGGCATGGTTTCAAGCAAGCAACGCCACATGA
- a CDS encoding DoxX family protein, which produces MNVRQRWVSFLGRVLLSLIFIISGITKVMDPAGTIAYIESAHLPMPTLAYVVALFVELGLGLALLVGYRSQLAAAGIALFTFVTALMFHSNMADPVQVIMFLKNTTIIGGLLVVIAFGPGGYSVDGPQPMAQPE; this is translated from the coding sequence ATGAATGTCAGACAACGTTGGGTGAGTTTTCTCGGGCGGGTATTGTTGTCGCTCATTTTTATCATCAGTGGCATCACCAAGGTCATGGACCCGGCCGGCACCATTGCCTATATTGAAAGCGCACACCTGCCCATGCCCACCTTGGCCTATGTGGTGGCGCTGTTTGTTGAGCTGGGTCTTGGCCTCGCATTATTGGTCGGTTATCGGTCGCAATTGGCCGCCGCCGGCATTGCGCTATTCACGTTTGTGACTGCGCTGATGTTTCATAGCAATATGGCCGATCCGGTGCAGGTCATCATGTTTCTCAAAAACACGACGATCATCGGTGGTTTGCTGGTGGTGATTGCGTTTGGGCCGGGCGGTTATAGTGTGGATGGCCCGCAACCGATGGCGCAACCGGAGTAG